The segment TGGGTGGCTACAAATACCTGGACATGGACACCACCATCCTGGCGGCCTTGGAGATGTTTGATGAAAAAATCAAGCGCTGACCATGGAAGGCTGTGCTCGAGACAGCCTCCAACCGCCTTATCAGCAAGTTAGAACGCCGCCGCAAGGTGGCGTTTTTCATTGGCGAACAACATTTATTGCCGCCATGAAAGTTTCGTTTGACCTCTTGATAGGAATCAGTTCTATTAATAGCAATTCTATAAAACTATAGCCTAAAGCTATCAGGAGGACACTCTGATGCCTGCCAAGAAAAAAGAAGAAGCCGTGGGTTGCGCCCGCCCAACCGGCGGCCCGGTCGGCGAAGCACCCAGCGAGGAAGCAGCCGCCGCTGCGGCACCTGCCGCCACGTCGCCGTCCATGACCATGAAACTGGGGCACAAGGCCCCGGACTTTGCAGCCCCGGCCTATCACAAGGGCAAGTTCACCAGCGTCAAACTGTCCGACTATCTGGGCAAGTGGGTGGTGTTGTGCTTCTATCCGGGTGACTTCACCTTTGTTTGAGCCACTGAAATCTCGGCGGTCGCCGAGAAGTATCCCGAATTCCAGAAGCTGGGCGTGGAAGTCCTCTCCGTCAGCGTGGACTCGGTCTTTGTGCACAAGATGTGGGACGACCACGAGTTGTCCAAGATGGTCAAGGGTGGCGTGCCCTTCCCCATGGTCTCCGACGGTGGTGGCAAGGTCGGCTCCGTTTACGGCTGCTACGCCCCTGAAGCGGGCGTGGAGAACCGTGGCCGCTATCTGATCGACCCCGATGGTGTGGTCCAGGGCTACGAAGTCCTGACCCCGCCGGTGGGCCGCAACGTGAGCGAGACCTTCCGCCAGATTCAAGCCTTCCAGCTGGTGCGCAAGGGCAAAGGCAAACACGCGACGCCTTCGGGCTGGTTCCCGGGCAAGGACACCCTGAAACCCGGGCCGGACCTTGTGGGTAATGTCTGGAAGGTCTGGAAGACCAAGCAGGCTTTTGAATAGATCGCAAACCTCAACCCAAGAGGAATCGACACGAAGAGAACGGGCGCTCCCCTGGGGGAGCGCCCGTTTTATTATCCATTCTCATCTGCGAGGATTTGCCCTCCGCAATGGAACGCAGCCAGCAGGAGAATTCGGGCCGCTTGACTACGGTTTGATGATGGAACCCAGCACCTCCAGAAACTTACGCATCCATTCAGGATGAGCAGGCCAGGCCGGACCGGTCACGAGATTGCCGTCCACCACCGCATTGCTGAAGGTTTCGTTGTGATCGATCCAGCAGCCACCTGCGCGCTCGATATCAGGGCGCACGGCGGGATAGGCAGTGCAACTTCTGCCATCCACGATTCCGGCGGCCACCAACACCTGCTGGCCATGGCACACGGCAGCAATGGGCTTGTCCGCCTCGTCAAAGGCCTTGACGATCTCGATCACCCTTGCGTTCAGACGGATATATTCCGGGGCACGACCACCGGGGACCACAAGAGCATCGTAGTTCGCCGGGTCAACGGCGCCGAAGTCCGCATTGAGAGTAAAATTATGACCGGGTTTTTCAGTGTAGGTCTGGTGGCCTTCGAAATCATGGATAGCGGTGGCCACCTGATCCCCGGCCTTTTTGTCCGGACACACGGCATGCACCTCATGACCGACCATGGTCAGCATCTGGAATGGAACCATGACCTCGTAGTCTTCCACAAAATCGCCAACCAGCATCAGAATCTTTTTGACTGCCATTTCTGTATTCTCCCTGTTGCGAGGTTATCGTAACTCTTTTTCATCTTGGTACCCTATATACCAAAGGTGACAGAATCATTGCACGTCTTTTCCTGCACCTTTGCATAAAAAAATCCTCCGGCAGCAGGGCTACCGGAGGAGGATGTCTTTTGCGCAAGACGAATCGCAGATCATTCAATTTGCATGAATCGAACGATTGGAGATGCGAACCTACTGATCGGCGATGACCGCGAGCTTACGCCGCAGGTCCGAGAGCACCGTGGCATAGGATCGGGTACGAATCTCGCGTACCGCATCCCCCGAATATTTCTTGTTCAGCTTGTAGTAGTTGCCGTCGATGCCATAGGGCTTGTCGCGATCGTTCCACTGGGCACCGGTGTTGCGCTCGTGCAG is part of the Desulfovibrio ferrophilus genome and harbors:
- the prxU gene encoding thioredoxin-dependent peroxiredoxin (Most members of this family contain a selenocysteine.), which encodes MPAKKKEEAVGCARPTGGPVGEAPSEEAAAAAAPAATSPSMTMKLGHKAPDFAAPAYHKGKFTSVKLSDYLGKWVVLCFYPGDFTFVUATEISAVAEKYPEFQKLGVEVLSVSVDSVFVHKMWDDHELSKMVKGGVPFPMVSDGGGKVGSVYGCYAPEAGVENRGRYLIDPDGVVQGYEVLTPPVGRNVSETFRQIQAFQLVRKGKGKHATPSGWFPGKDTLKPGPDLVGNVWKVWKTKQAFE
- a CDS encoding DJ-1/PfpI family protein, coding for MAVKKILMLVGDFVEDYEVMVPFQMLTMVGHEVHAVCPDKKAGDQVATAIHDFEGHQTYTEKPGHNFTLNADFGAVDPANYDALVVPGGRAPEYIRLNARVIEIVKAFDEADKPIAAVCHGQQVLVAAGIVDGRSCTAYPAVRPDIERAGGCWIDHNETFSNAVVDGNLVTGPAWPAHPEWMRKFLEVLGSIIKP